GCCGACCTGGCAGCCTGGCCCGCATGGGAGGAGCAGAGGGCTTCCGGTATGTCGAACGGGCCGACGGCGCCATCGAGATCACGCATCACGGGCGGGTGGCCACCACGTTGCGCGGCGGCCGGGCGGCGGAGTTCCTCGCCGAGGTGGACGACGACCCGCAGCTGGTGATGGCCCGCTGGACCGGCAACTACCGCCGGGGCAACGAGCGCACCGCGAAGCACCACCCCCGCAACCGGGCCTGAACGTAAGGAAGGGCCCCTTCTTATCGCCTGGCGATAAGAAGGGGCCCTTCCTTACGCGCTACAGCGGGATGTTGCCGTGTGCGCCGCGGGCGGCCGGGGCACCGGCCAGCGCCTCGGCGATCCGCCGACGGGTCTCCGCCGGCTTGATCACGTCGTCGACCACGCCGATCTCCAGCGCCCGGTTGACCCCGCCCGCCGTGCGGGTCTGCTCCTCGATCAGCTGCGCACGCAGCGTCTCCCGCTCCTCCGCCGGAGCCGCCGCGAGCTTCTTGCGGTACAGGATGTTGACCGCCGCGCTGGCACCCATCACCGCGACCTCCGCGTCCGGCCAGGCGAAGACCGCGGTGGCACCCAGCGAGCGGGAGTTCATCGCGATGTACGCCCCGCCGTACGCCTTGCGCGTCACCAGGGTCACCCGCGGCACCACCGCCTCGGCGAACGCGTGCAGCAGCTTCGCCCCGCGCCGGACCACGCCGTCCCATTCCTGGCCCAGGCCGGGCAGGTAGCCGGGCACGTCGACGAGCACGATCAGCGGTACGCCCAGCGAGTCGCACATCCGGACGAACCGGGCCGCCTTCTCCGCGCTGGAGGCGTCCAGGCAGCCGCCGAGGCGTAGCGGGTTGTTGGCGATCACGCCGACCGTCCGGCCGGCGAACCGGCCCAACGTGGTCACCACGTTCGGCGCCCACTTGGCGTGCAGCTCCACACCGGGGCCGTCGAGCAGGGCCTGGACCACCGGCTTGACGTCGTACGCCCGGTTGGTCTCGGCCGGCATCTTGGCCGACAGGTCGTGCCCGTCCACGTCGACGGCCGGCACGTCGTTGGGTGAGAGCCGGCCCTGACGGCCGAGCAGCGCGGCGAGCTTGCGCGACTCGACCATCGCCGCCGCGTCGTCGGCGCAGGTCACGTGCACCACGCCGGAGCGCCGGCCGTGCGGCTCGGGGCCGCCCAGGCGCTCCATGTCGACCTGCTCGCCGGTGACGCTGCGGACCACCTCGGGCCCGGTCACGAAGATCCGCCCGGCGCCGCTCATCACCACGATGTCGGTCAGCGCCGGCCCGTACGCCGCGCCACCGGCCGCCGGCCCGAGCACCACGGAGATCTGCGGTACCCGGCCCGATGCGCGGACCATGGCCGCGAAGACCTGCCCGACCGCGTCGAGCGCGACCACGCCCTCGGCCAGCCGGGCGCCGCCGGAGTGCCAGAGGCCCAGCACCGGCACCCGCTCCCGCACGGCGGTGTCGATCGCGTCGACGATGTGCCGGCACCCGTCCGTGCCCATCGCGCCGCCCATCCTGGTGGCGTCGGTGGCGTACGCGATGGCGGGCGCGCCCTCGATCTCGCCGCGCGCCCAGAGCACCCCGGAGCTGTCCCGGGGGGCCAGCAGGCGCAGCGAGCCGGCGTCGAACAGCGCCCGGAGGCGGACCTCAGGATCCCGGTGGTCCACGGTGAGCGTGTCCGCACCGAGGGCGGTGGTGGTCACGTGCGCCTCCAAGGCTGTGGTCTCAGGCCCGGGTGAAGACGAGAGCCACGTTGTGGCCCCCGAAGCCGAACGCGTTGTTCAGCGCGGCCGGGATCTCCATGTGGCGCGCCTTGTGGGCGGCCACCTCCAGGGTGAGACCGTCGTCCGGGTCGTCGAGGTTGATCGTCGGAGGTACGACACCATCGCGGATGGCCAGGATGGTGGCGATCGACTCCAGGGCGCCTGCCGCACCGAGCAGGTGACCGGTCATCGACTTGGTCGCGGCCAGCACCGGGTGGTCGCCGAGAGCCTTGTGCAGCGCGCCGATCTCCAGCATGTCGCCGACCGGGGTCGACGTGGCGTGCGCGTTGACGTGCACGATGTCCCGCTTGGCCACATCCGCGTCCGCGATCGCCTTGGCGATGGCCCGGATCGCGCCCTCGCCCTCGGCGTGCGGCTGCACGATGTCGTACGCGTCGGAGGTGATCCCGGCGCCGGCGAGGCGCGCGTACACCCGGGCGCCCCGGGCGGCGGCGTGCTCGGCCCGCTCCAGCACCACGATGCCGGCGCCCTCGCCGAGGACGAAGCCGTCACGGCCCCGGTCCCACGGGCGGGAGGCCCGCTCCGGCTCGTCGTTGCGGGTCGACATGGCCCGCATCGAGCTGAACCCGGCGATCGGCAGCGCGTGGATGACCGCCTCGGTGCCGCCGGCCACCACCACGTCGGCCCGGCCGGCGCGGATGATGTCCAGGCCCAGCGCGATCGCCTCGGCGCCGGTGGCGCAGGCGCTGGCCACCGAGTGCACGCCGGCCTTGGCGCCCAGCTCCAGCCCGACCCACGCGGCCGGACCGTTCGGCATCAGCATCGGAATCGTGTGCGGGGAGACCCGCCGCGGCCCGGACGCCTCCAGGATGTCGTCCTGGGCGAGAAGGGTGGTGGCACCGCCGATGCCGGAGCCGACGCTGACCGCCAGCCGTTCACCGTCGAGGCCGGAGTCGGCCAGGCCGGCGTCCGCCCAGGCCTGCTGCGCCGCGATGATCGCGATCGCCTCGGAGCGGTCCAGCCGGCGCAGCCGGACCCGGTCCAGCACCTCGGACGGCTCCACGGCCAGCTGGGCGGCGATCCGGACCGGCAGTTGCGCGGCCCACTCCTGGGTGAGGGCACTCACCCCGGAGCGGCCGGCGAGCATGGCGTCCCAGGTCGACGCGACGTCCCCGCCGAGCGGGGTCGTCGCGCCGAGCCCGGTGACGACGACGTCAGGACGACTCATGATCAGGACTGCGCCTCGATGTAGGTGACGGCGTCCCCGACGGTCTTGAGGTTCTGCACCTCATTGTCCGGGATCTTGACGCCGAACTTCTCCTCGGCCGCCACCACGACCTCCACCATGGAGAGCGAGTCGACATCGAGGTCGTCGGTGAAGGACTTCGCCTCGGCCACGTCGTCCGGGTTCACCCCGGCAACCTCTTCGAGGATCTC
Above is a window of Micromonospora coriariae DNA encoding:
- a CDS encoding acyl-CoA carboxylase subunit beta, with amino-acid sequence MTTTALGADTLTVDHRDPEVRLRALFDAGSLRLLAPRDSSGVLWARGEIEGAPAIAYATDATRMGGAMGTDGCRHIVDAIDTAVRERVPVLGLWHSGGARLAEGVVALDAVGQVFAAMVRASGRVPQISVVLGPAAGGAAYGPALTDIVVMSGAGRIFVTGPEVVRSVTGEQVDMERLGGPEPHGRRSGVVHVTCADDAAAMVESRKLAALLGRQGRLSPNDVPAVDVDGHDLSAKMPAETNRAYDVKPVVQALLDGPGVELHAKWAPNVVTTLGRFAGRTVGVIANNPLRLGGCLDASSAEKAARFVRMCDSLGVPLIVLVDVPGYLPGLGQEWDGVVRRGAKLLHAFAEAVVPRVTLVTRKAYGGAYIAMNSRSLGATAVFAWPDAEVAVMGASAAVNILYRKKLAAAPAEERETLRAQLIEEQTRTAGGVNRALEIGVVDDVIKPAETRRRIAEALAGAPAARGAHGNIPL
- the fabF gene encoding beta-ketoacyl-ACP synthase II, which encodes MSRPDVVVTGLGATTPLGGDVASTWDAMLAGRSGVSALTQEWAAQLPVRIAAQLAVEPSEVLDRVRLRRLDRSEAIAIIAAQQAWADAGLADSGLDGERLAVSVGSGIGGATTLLAQDDILEASGPRRVSPHTIPMLMPNGPAAWVGLELGAKAGVHSVASACATGAEAIALGLDIIRAGRADVVVAGGTEAVIHALPIAGFSSMRAMSTRNDEPERASRPWDRGRDGFVLGEGAGIVVLERAEHAAARGARVYARLAGAGITSDAYDIVQPHAEGEGAIRAIAKAIADADVAKRDIVHVNAHATSTPVGDMLEIGALHKALGDHPVLAATKSMTGHLLGAAGALESIATILAIRDGVVPPTINLDDPDDGLTLEVAAHKARHMEIPAALNNAFGFGGHNVALVFTRA
- a CDS encoding acyl carrier protein: MTRDEITTGLAEILEEVAGVNPDDVAEAKSFTDDLDVDSLSMVEVVVAAEEKFGVKIPDNEVQNLKTVGDAVTYIEAQS